The proteins below are encoded in one region of Zerene cesonia ecotype Mississippi chromosome 26, Zerene_cesonia_1.1, whole genome shotgun sequence:
- the LOC119837115 gene encoding facilitated trehalose transporter Tret1-like, with protein sequence MTLSPLRWLAKFQHGGIANQFFMALMVTIPVLNFGMLMGWQSPMTPILQSIDGPAPEPISDETISWMASITFFPSIFCGVLVGDLADRWGRKTTTMLTSLMLVISWSITLFSLRPWALIASRAVAGLACAGCYVVTPLYLKEIASDKIRGALGSLFILVQNLGYLVVYVAGDVLSFAAVMWICTAIPVLHLLVFLAMPETPVFLVKQGKVKEARVALAWLRNTSVEDKNLEDEVQQMEREEEYAQSMEKASWKSLFKDKNTFQAFRISLNVMLSQETCGYLVVLMYAGSIFDQASQSISLKLSPNKQTIVVGVIQLLGSIVASCIVEKTGRKWLLAGTSLATGLSMLGLGAWFYVTSLGGWLPGWLPVLAMCLCIFSDAAGYQPVPYVITSELFSFQHRGMVTSIVSSVDALSDFLQTKAYDPMLKLLGIHWVFIFFSVICFLGTLYTVLYVPETKDRSVEEIYAILEDGRKKVKRKDIEKGKEVSRL encoded by the exons ATGACCCTGTCCCCGCTGCGATGGCTTGCGAAATTTCAGCATGGCGGCATCGCCAACCAATTCTTTATGGCTCTAATGg TGACGATCCCAGTACTAAACTTCGGTATGCTCATGGGCTGGCAGTCGCCCATGACGCCCATTCTCCAGTCAATAGACGGGCCGGCGCCGGAACCCATCAGCGATGAGACCATCTCCTGGATGGCATCCATTACGTTCTTCCCGTCCATATTTTGTGGAGTTCTGGTTGGAGACTTGGCGGACAGGTGGGGCAGGAAGACCACGACAATGCTGACTTCTCTTATGCTAGTG ATAAGTTGGAGTATCACTCTGTTCTCGCTTCGCCCGTGGGCTCTGATCGCGTCACGGGCGGTGGCAGGGCTCGCGTGCGCAGGCTGTTATGTCGTCACACCATTATACCTGAAGGAG ATAGCCTCAGATAAAATCCGAGGCGCGCTAGGTTCGCTGTTCATCCTAGTTCAGAACCTTGGCTACCTGGTAGTCTACGTGGCTGGTGATGTCCTGTCTTTCGCAGCTGTCATGTGGATATGTACGGCTATACCAGTGCTGCATCTGTTGGTGTTTCTTGCGATGCCAGAAACTCCAGTTTTTCTAGTCAAACAAGGGAAGGTTAAG gaAGCCCGCGTCGCTCTAGCCTGGTTACGCAATACCTCTGTAGAAGATAAGAATTTAGAAGACGAAGTCCAACAGATGGAGAGGGAAGAGGAATATGCTCAATCTATGGAAAAGGCCTCATGGAAAAGTTTAT TTAAAGACAAGAACACATTCCAAGCGTTCAGAATTTCCCTCAACGTCATGCTGTCCCAGGAGACGTGTGGGTACCTCGTGGTGCTGATGTACGCCGGCTCCATTTTCGACCAGGCATCCCAGTCCATTAGTCTGAAACTGAGCCCCAATAAACAGACGATTGTGGTCGGCGTGATACAGTTGCTGGGATCCATTGTTGCTAGCTGTATTGTAGAGAAGACCGGGCGAAAG TGGCTTCTAGCTGGTACATCGCTCGCGACAGGCCTGTCTATGCTCGGCCTGGGCGCGTGGTTCTACGTGACGTCACTGGGTGGCTGGCTGCCAGGCTGGCTGCCCGTGCTCGCCATGTGTCTGTGCATCTTCTCTGACGCCGCGGGGTACCAGCCCGTGCCATATGTCATTACATCTGAACTGTTCTCATTTCAA CACCGTGGCATGGTGACATCAATTGTAAGCAGCGTCGACGCTCTGAGTGACTTCCTACAAACGAAAGCTTACGACCCAATGCTGAAATTGCTCGGAATCCACTGGGTCTTCATATTTTTCTCAGTCATCTGTTTTCTGGGTACACTATACACCGTTCTTTATGTACCAGAGACTAAAGACCGGAGCGTAGAAGAGATATACGCTATCCTAGAAGATGGGAGGAAGAAAGTGAAGCGGAAAGACATTGAAAAGGGCAAAGAAGTTAGTAGATTATAA